One Planctomycetaceae bacterium DNA window includes the following coding sequences:
- the nth gene encoding endonuclease III yields MKVESSSDNAEVLKLRKQRAAKVVRQLKKEFPVAECALHHESAFQLLVATILSAQCTDERVNKATPELFRRFPDAVALAASTQGDVESIVRPLGFFRNKAANIRAMANTLVRDFDGKIPEDIDQLVTLPGVGRKTASVVLGTWFGIPSGVVVDTHVRRISNLLGLTESQNPDVIERDLMHVLPKKEWIGYSHRVILHGRATCVARRPGCRECALLRICPRIGLPPLE; encoded by the coding sequence ATGAAAGTGGAATCTTCGTCCGACAATGCCGAGGTCCTGAAACTTCGGAAACAGCGTGCGGCAAAGGTCGTGCGGCAACTGAAGAAGGAATTTCCGGTTGCCGAGTGTGCGCTGCACCATGAATCCGCGTTTCAGTTGCTCGTCGCCACCATCCTTTCCGCACAGTGCACGGACGAACGCGTCAACAAGGCGACTCCCGAATTGTTCCGGCGGTTTCCCGACGCGGTCGCTCTGGCCGCATCAACGCAGGGTGATGTCGAGAGCATCGTGCGGCCACTCGGCTTCTTTCGAAACAAGGCGGCTAACATCCGGGCGATGGCGAACACGCTTGTCCGGGACTTCGATGGAAAGATCCCCGAAGACATCGACCAACTGGTGACGCTGCCGGGTGTCGGCCGCAAGACGGCCAGCGTCGTTCTGGGAACGTGGTTCGGCATACCGTCCGGCGTGGTCGTCGATACTCATGTGCGGCGCATTTCCAACCTGCTGGGATTGACGGAATCGCAGAATCCGGACGTTATCGAACGCGATCTGATGCACGTCCTTCCGAAAAAGGAGTGGATCGGGTACTCGCATCGCGTCATTTTGCACGGACGCGCAACGTGTGTGGCCCGTCGGCCCGGATGCCGGGAATGTGCGTTGCTGCGGATTTGTCCGCGGATCGGGCTGCCTCCGCTGGAATGA
- a CDS encoding fumarylacetoacetate hydrolase family protein, with protein MRLAKIRTADGTPHVAAVHAETVQPLDLSQIDNCHSLADILHSNDPGGLARFLLRPDTKPLPHSDVTFSAPIDQQEVWAAGVTYKRSQVARMEESESGASHYDKVYTADRPELFMKATPSRVSGPGQPLRVRYDSDWSVPEPEFTLVINPAGAIVGYTIGNDMSARDIEGENPLYLPQAKVYRQCAGLGPCVLIADEPLDPAATTIQLSIVRSGQEVFSGSTDLSQMARRFDDLAKWLFRESDFPHGAMLMTGTGIVPDDDFTLHDGDTVSIAIHGIGTLTNPIVRSAADAAT; from the coding sequence GTGAGACTTGCAAAAATTCGAACTGCTGACGGGACTCCGCATGTTGCGGCCGTCCATGCTGAAACGGTTCAGCCGCTCGACCTGTCGCAGATTGATAACTGCCATTCGCTGGCCGACATCCTGCACTCCAATGATCCCGGCGGGCTGGCCAGGTTTCTGTTGCGGCCGGACACGAAGCCCCTCCCGCATTCGGACGTCACATTCTCCGCTCCGATCGATCAACAGGAAGTCTGGGCAGCGGGTGTGACCTATAAGCGAAGTCAGGTGGCTCGCATGGAGGAATCCGAAAGCGGTGCGTCGCACTACGACAAGGTGTACACAGCCGATCGTCCGGAACTGTTCATGAAGGCGACACCTTCGCGTGTCTCCGGACCGGGTCAGCCTCTGCGAGTTCGATACGACAGCGACTGGTCCGTGCCGGAACCGGAATTCACACTCGTCATCAACCCGGCCGGCGCGATCGTGGGCTATACCATTGGCAACGACATGTCGGCTCGCGATATCGAAGGCGAGAATCCGCTGTATCTTCCACAGGCCAAGGTTTATCGACAGTGCGCCGGTCTGGGGCCCTGTGTGCTGATCGCTGACGAACCGCTTGATCCAGCCGCGACGACGATTCAACTGTCGATCGTCCGAAGCGGACAGGAAGTGTTTTCCGGATCAACGGATTTGTCACAGATGGCTCGCAGGTTCGACGATCTGGCGAAGTGGCTGTTCCGTGAGAGCGATTTTCCCCATGGAGCGATGCTGATGACCGGGACAGGCATCGTGCCGGACGATGACTTCACGCTGCATGACGGAGATACCGTGTCGATTGCAATCCACGGTATCGGAACTCTGACCAATCCGATCGTCAGAAGTGCCGCAGACGCTGCAACATAG
- a CDS encoding ABC transporter ATP-binding protein — MVQVANPQSSLTRYIERESEPRQRPLQFRLIARLMSYTRAYRRQRFWLMVAVVLRALQLPALTWLVAAVIRGPVAEGNIDQVRVGAAAFAVLALLTQVVMHFRQRLALELGESVVCDLRNILFRHIQQMPMRWFHTHRIGRVISRMTSDMEDIRIGVQEVLYVSLVQVGQMVIAAAAMLYYDAGLFLIVLGLAPVIWYLNRRFHRRLSRALRNMRESFSRVTATLVESVAGIRVTQGFVREQENARVFHALSEDHSRYNTKVLLTHGRFLPLLEMNSQVFIAILLLVGGHRVLAADSTTDIGDLVGFFFMANLFFSPISVLGGQYNQAMTAMAGAERLFQLLDSQPEWTDVADATELRQIAGRVEFRDVTFGYEPNRPVLHHVSFVAEPGQTIALVGATGSGKSSIINLVSRFYLPTTGTVLLDGQNLRTVSGDSLHRRMGIVLQQNFLFHGSVADNIRMGRPEATDDEILAVLQELDCTDLQSTLPAGLSTQVGEGGLALSSGQRQLVCFARAMIADPSILILDEATSSIDSATEAHLQTAISRLLRGRTSFVVAHRLSTIVNADQVLVLEDGRIVESGRHADLLAANGTYAALYRRFSQK, encoded by the coding sequence ATGGTCCAGGTCGCCAATCCTCAGAGTTCGCTCACGCGTTACATCGAACGCGAAAGCGAACCCCGCCAGCGTCCGCTTCAGTTTCGCCTCATCGCGCGACTAATGTCGTATACCCGCGCGTATCGCCGGCAGAGGTTCTGGCTGATGGTCGCAGTCGTCCTGCGCGCACTGCAGTTGCCCGCTCTGACGTGGCTGGTGGCTGCCGTCATCCGGGGACCGGTGGCTGAAGGAAACATCGATCAGGTGCGCGTCGGCGCGGCGGCCTTCGCGGTGCTGGCACTGCTGACGCAGGTCGTGATGCATTTCCGCCAGCGACTGGCTCTGGAACTGGGAGAATCCGTGGTCTGTGACCTGCGGAACATTCTGTTCCGGCACATCCAGCAAATGCCCATGCGATGGTTCCATACGCACAGGATTGGCCGCGTTATCAGTCGGATGACGTCGGACATGGAAGACATTCGCATTGGCGTCCAGGAAGTCCTGTACGTGTCCCTGGTGCAGGTTGGCCAGATGGTGATTGCCGCGGCGGCCATGCTGTACTACGACGCCGGCCTGTTTCTGATCGTACTTGGCCTGGCTCCCGTCATCTGGTACCTGAATCGACGGTTTCACCGGAGGCTCAGCAGGGCGCTGCGAAACATGCGGGAATCGTTCAGCCGGGTCACGGCGACGCTGGTTGAGTCCGTCGCCGGAATTCGCGTGACTCAGGGATTCGTGCGCGAACAGGAAAATGCCCGCGTTTTCCATGCGCTGTCCGAGGATCACTCCCGTTACAACACGAAGGTCCTGCTGACTCACGGGCGTTTTCTGCCACTGCTGGAAATGAACAGTCAGGTGTTCATTGCGATCCTGCTGCTGGTGGGCGGCCATCGTGTTCTGGCCGCCGACAGTACGACAGATATCGGAGATCTGGTCGGCTTCTTCTTCATGGCGAACCTCTTCTTTTCGCCCATCTCCGTGCTCGGCGGCCAGTACAACCAGGCGATGACCGCGATGGCGGGCGCCGAACGGCTGTTTCAGTTGCTGGATTCCCAGCCCGAATGGACCGATGTTGCGGACGCAACCGAACTTCGGCAGATCGCCGGCCGCGTGGAGTTCCGCGATGTCACTTTCGGCTACGAACCAAACCGTCCCGTGTTGCACCACGTGTCATTCGTCGCGGAACCAGGGCAGACCATTGCCCTGGTGGGGGCGACGGGCAGCGGCAAGAGTTCCATCATTAATCTGGTGTCGCGGTTCTATCTGCCGACAACCGGAACGGTGTTGCTCGACGGCCAGAACCTGCGAACCGTTTCCGGAGATTCCCTGCACCGGCGAATGGGAATAGTTCTGCAGCAGAATTTTCTGTTTCACGGTTCGGTCGCTGACAACATTCGGATGGGCAGGCCCGAAGCGACCGACGACGAAATTCTGGCGGTTCTGCAGGAACTGGATTGCACTGACCTGCAGTCGACGCTGCCGGCAGGTCTGAGTACTCAGGTTGGCGAAGGCGGGCTGGCACTTTCGTCCGGACAGAGGCAACTGGTCTGCTTCGCCAGGGCGATGATTGCCGATCCATCCATCCTGATTCTGGACGAGGCCACCAGCAGCATCGACAGTGCCACCGAAGCACATCTGCAGACAGCGATCAGCCGGCTGCTGCGAGGCCGAACATCGTTTGTCGTCGCGCACCGCCTGAGCACGATCGTCAATGCCGACCAGGTGCTTGTTCTGGAAGACGGCCGCATTGTCGAATCCGGCCGCCATGCGGATCTGCTGGCTGCCAACGGCACCTACGCGGCCCTGTACCGCCGCTTTTCGCAGAAGTAG
- a CDS encoding formyltransferase family protein, protein MQVTITAVGPDNTGLADPIIHYVTGAGANIHEIQMYDRDSEHLFAMLMRIDWPDAPVDVATLRRHLTEIGDRKGLKVRVWSRDEHPRLPRLAICSTYRTEPPLAILRAIRDGRLRAEPTVMLGNRNACRSVAEQFNIPWTNIGDASGNPDYSIVERLIDEHEIDYVVLARYMRVLPAELCWKFAGGRIINLHHGLLPPFPGFRPYEDAFQHHMLCYGATVHFIVPELDAGNQIIHQSSFNVRPGTPLEDIKRQGESDHEPNCLVEGVRRVIDREVELHFHRIVRAVRSA, encoded by the coding sequence ATGCAGGTCACCATCACAGCCGTTGGCCCCGACAACACAGGTCTGGCCGACCCCATCATTCACTACGTCACGGGCGCCGGGGCGAACATCCACGAAATCCAGATGTATGACCGGGATTCGGAACATTTGTTCGCGATGCTGATGCGAATTGACTGGCCCGATGCGCCGGTCGACGTCGCAACTCTTCGGCGACACCTCACGGAAATCGGCGACCGGAAGGGCCTGAAAGTGCGAGTCTGGTCGCGGGACGAGCACCCGCGACTTCCGCGACTGGCGATCTGTTCGACCTACCGCACCGAACCGCCGCTGGCGATTCTGAGAGCGATCCGCGACGGTCGACTCAGAGCCGAACCCACGGTCATGCTGGGAAACCGCAATGCCTGCCGCAGTGTGGCCGAACAATTCAACATCCCCTGGACAAACATCGGTGACGCTTCCGGCAACCCCGACTACTCGATCGTCGAACGACTGATCGACGAACACGAAATCGACTACGTGGTTCTGGCGCGGTACATGCGCGTGCTGCCTGCCGAACTCTGCTGGAAGTTCGCGGGCGGTCGGATCATCAATCTTCATCATGGACTGCTGCCGCCGTTTCCCGGATTCCGTCCGTATGAAGACGCGTTTCAGCACCACATGCTGTGCTACGGTGCCACGGTTCATTTTATCGTCCCGGAACTCGACGCCGGCAACCAGATCATCCACCAGAGTTCCTTCAACGTGAGACCGGGGACGCCGCTGGAGGACATCAAGCGGCAGGGCGAAAGCGATCACGAACCGAATTGCCTTGTGGAAGGCGTCCGCCGAGTCATTGATCGCGAAGTCGAACTTCACTTTCACCGCATCGTGCGCGCCGTCAGGTCCGCGTGA
- a CDS encoding RluA family pseudouridine synthase, with amino-acid sequence MTLPGELPRSRQPADGDAPDADGNSIDTDDEQQLPSNIAGEAVDLTVESRAHGWRLDHYLSRLFANHSRAELQRAIEAGHVLLNGLTARPSRRLRVNDRITLRLPEAESRQFKPENIPIDVLYEDDAIVVINKSAGMVVHPGRGTYSGTLAAALQFHFDQLSDVAGRHRPGIVHRLDRDTTGVILVAKDNQIHQRLSRQFENREVAKEYRAIVRGHPELNSDFIRTYVCVHPRIREKMTVCSEGGNAREAVTFYKVAEAFSGYSLMELHPHTGRTHQLRVHMQHIGTPIIADKLYIGESRLTRRDLAGANQADASSPGPDDDVLIERQALHAFRLTIQHPVSGKPLTIEAPYPPDFVRTLNALRQV; translated from the coding sequence ATGACGTTGCCGGGCGAATTGCCGCGTTCCCGGCAGCCAGCCGACGGCGACGCGCCTGATGCTGACGGGAATTCCATCGACACTGACGACGAACAGCAGTTGCCTTCGAACATTGCCGGCGAAGCGGTCGATCTGACCGTTGAATCCAGGGCTCACGGGTGGCGGCTGGATCACTATCTCAGCCGTCTGTTCGCCAATCACAGCCGGGCCGAGCTTCAGCGCGCGATTGAAGCGGGCCATGTTCTATTGAACGGCCTGACTGCCCGGCCGTCGCGCCGGCTGCGAGTGAATGACCGCATCACGCTGCGGCTGCCCGAAGCAGAAAGCCGCCAGTTCAAACCGGAAAACATTCCGATCGACGTGCTGTACGAAGACGACGCGATCGTTGTGATCAACAAATCGGCCGGCATGGTGGTCCATCCGGGTCGAGGCACGTATTCGGGCACTCTGGCGGCTGCTTTACAATTCCATTTCGATCAACTCAGCGATGTCGCCGGCCGTCATCGACCGGGGATCGTGCATCGGCTGGATCGCGACACAACGGGAGTGATTCTGGTCGCGAAGGACAACCAGATTCATCAGCGACTCAGCCGGCAGTTTGAGAATCGAGAGGTGGCCAAGGAATATCGGGCCATTGTTCGGGGCCATCCCGAACTGAACTCCGACTTCATTCGCACCTATGTCTGCGTGCATCCGCGAATCCGCGAAAAGATGACTGTCTGTTCCGAAGGCGGCAACGCCCGCGAAGCTGTGACGTTTTACAAAGTGGCCGAAGCGTTTTCAGGCTATTCGCTGATGGAGCTGCATCCGCACACGGGACGGACGCATCAGCTTCGTGTTCACATGCAACACATCGGAACTCCGATCATCGCCGACAAACTGTACATCGGCGAATCACGCCTGACGCGCCGCGATCTGGCCGGTGCGAATCAGGCGGATGCATCGTCGCCGGGGCCGGACGACGATGTCCTGATTGAACGGCAGGCACTGCACGCGTTTCGGCTGACAATTCAGCATCCGGTCAGTGGAAAACCGCTGACGATTGAAGCACCATACCCGCCGGATTTTGTTCGCACGCTCAACGCGCTGCGGCAGGTGTGA
- a CDS encoding potassium transporter TrkG: MLESPSPSSSDDLIHRLQQTRRTRWRERLLRGEWLVLALGVSGVLVHVGFVTTSAERVRDLNSLAVLVMCLLSVSRIARSAIAVPGHHSPRLRTAQLLAVPVLWGLGLAAGTLVHEPSPERMSLAVGWTECMIATMAALAVLRAVRSLAARTHNSAVLLAGSFLLLITVGTLLLKMPMCVADGAQGGSQSADWNVALFTATSASCVTGLIVVPTGSHWSPVGHAVIFTLFQIGGLGILTFGAFVAVLSGRRGLHFREARTLRDMLDSESVKDSRMLLLTILLFTLATELVGACCLAGLWSDKTPGQQAWHSVFHSVSAFCNAGFSLQDDGFLNMGGHWQVFGPLTFLIILGGLGFPVIQDLGIAIRNNWRRRTRRTLFLSNTARQRLSVHSRLVLWSALVLLVMGTVNFFFLESLRTEPEESTGRRIADAWFQSVTFRTAGFNTVDHGSLSPATKLMAIVLMFIGAAPGSTGGGVKTVVFAITMLNIYAVWRGRDRVEVFGRCIPAEQVSRALSMIAVGLIIVLLTTGLLVVFEPESTPFLDLLYEATSAFGTVGVSTGVTGSLSVPSQLLIVVVMFLGRVGPITLLLAMAGAGDAHKYSYPTERVSLG, translated from the coding sequence ATGCTTGAATCGCCTTCGCCGTCTTCTTCCGACGACCTGATTCACCGATTGCAGCAGACGCGACGCACCAGGTGGCGGGAGCGGCTGCTGCGCGGCGAATGGCTTGTGCTGGCGCTGGGAGTGTCCGGAGTACTGGTGCATGTCGGATTCGTCACGACGTCCGCGGAACGCGTTCGTGACCTGAATTCGCTGGCTGTGCTGGTGATGTGCCTGCTGTCAGTTTCGCGAATCGCCCGCTCGGCAATCGCAGTCCCCGGACACCATTCACCCCGGCTGCGAACCGCGCAATTGCTCGCCGTACCCGTCCTGTGGGGACTGGGACTTGCCGCCGGCACGCTGGTGCATGAACCGTCACCGGAACGAATGTCTCTTGCCGTGGGCTGGACCGAATGCATGATCGCGACGATGGCCGCGCTGGCCGTCCTCCGCGCGGTCCGGTCACTCGCCGCGCGAACTCACAACTCGGCGGTGCTGCTGGCAGGATCTTTCCTGCTGCTGATTACCGTCGGCACGTTGCTTCTGAAAATGCCGATGTGCGTCGCCGACGGCGCTCAGGGAGGATCACAATCGGCGGACTGGAACGTTGCTCTGTTCACGGCAACAAGCGCCAGTTGTGTCACGGGTCTGATCGTTGTGCCGACCGGAAGCCACTGGAGCCCCGTGGGACACGCGGTGATCTTCACGCTGTTTCAGATCGGAGGACTCGGCATTCTGACATTCGGAGCCTTTGTCGCCGTCCTGAGCGGTCGGCGCGGGCTGCATTTTCGGGAAGCGCGGACGCTGAGAGACATGCTGGATTCGGAGTCCGTCAAGGATTCTCGCATGCTGCTGCTGACCATCCTGCTGTTTACTTTGGCCACGGAACTTGTCGGAGCCTGCTGCCTGGCGGGCCTGTGGTCGGACAAGACACCGGGACAGCAGGCCTGGCACTCCGTGTTTCATTCCGTCAGCGCGTTTTGCAATGCGGGCTTCTCGCTGCAGGATGACGGCTTTCTGAACATGGGAGGTCACTGGCAGGTGTTCGGCCCGCTGACGTTTCTGATCATTCTGGGAGGACTGGGATTTCCGGTGATTCAGGATCTGGGTATCGCCATTCGAAACAACTGGCGACGAAGAACCAGACGGACGCTCTTTCTCAGCAACACCGCTCGTCAGCGCTTGTCGGTTCACAGCCGCCTGGTCCTTTGGTCAGCGCTTGTATTGCTGGTGATGGGAACGGTGAACTTCTTTTTTCTGGAATCGCTGCGAACCGAACCAGAAGAATCCACAGGTCGACGCATCGCCGACGCGTGGTTTCAGTCCGTGACATTTCGAACTGCCGGTTTTAACACCGTCGACCACGGTTCACTGTCGCCGGCCACGAAATTGATGGCCATCGTCCTGATGTTCATCGGGGCGGCTCCGGGATCAACCGGCGGCGGCGTCAAGACAGTCGTTTTCGCCATCACAATGCTGAACATCTACGCCGTGTGGCGAGGTCGCGATCGCGTTGAGGTTTTTGGTCGCTGCATTCCTGCCGAACAGGTTTCGCGGGCGCTTTCCATGATCGCCGTCGGACTGATTATCGTGCTGCTGACCACTGGACTGCTGGTTGTCTTCGAACCCGAATCGACGCCCTTTCTGGATTTGCTGTATGAAGCCACAAGCGCGTTCGGCACGGTGGGAGTCTCCACCGGCGTCACCGGCAGCCTGAGCGTTCCGTCGCAACTTCTGATCGTGGTTGTCATGTTTCTGGGCCGAGTCGGACCGATCACGCTGTTGCTTGCCATGGCCGGCGCAGGCGATGCTCACAAGTACAGCTACCCAACGGAACGCGTTAGTCTGGGATAA
- a CDS encoding ABC transporter ATP-binding protein codes for MRAGNHSDNRSSPASPAQETSHRTAVRKRPSNALLLLRLLGLAAEYKWGIFQVLLLQSLLVALSMATLGMTGLGIDYLRWVLSSDAVAPRWPAGLSPPEHWSPQFVITALSGCILLVAAVTAALKYASAIAAAALSQQVLIRTRTDVYRKLQQLSFHFYDAGESSSIINRAAGDASAVRGFIDGVVVRVIMVLLTLAVYLVYMLRTHVTLTLCCLASTPVLWIGAVVFSRVVQPVYRQASDLGDVMIRSLVENLQGIHVIKGFAREAEQAEKFRKANQDIRDLKRTIFMKVSTFQPVMGLVTQVNMLVLIGYGSVLVIRGELALGAGLFVFANLLSEFANQVGQITNIANSIQSGLVSADRVFEVLDEPLRIVSPPAAQHIRRAEGRIEFSHVTFGFDRDRPVLHDISLRVSPGEFLGITGPVGSGKSTLLSLLMRFYDVDDGSIRLDGHDLRDLDLSDLRQNIGIVFQDSFLFSNTVAANIAFGRPDAGDEQIRQAAAAASAIDFIDELPQGFEAMVGEHGANLSGGQRQRLTLARALLKSPPILLLDDATAAVDAETEHEIRDAVVSARQGRTTILVSNRICTLREADRIVVIRDGRIDAVGRHRDLKANCEYYRGLNELQFADAAFGFQETA; via the coding sequence ATGCGAGCAGGAAATCATTCGGATAATCGGTCGTCTCCGGCATCACCCGCTCAGGAGACTTCGCATCGGACGGCGGTCAGAAAGCGACCTTCCAACGCTTTGCTGTTGCTGCGTCTGCTGGGACTGGCCGCTGAATACAAATGGGGCATCTTCCAGGTGCTGCTGTTGCAGTCCCTGCTGGTTGCGCTGTCGATGGCAACACTGGGAATGACCGGTCTGGGCATCGACTATCTGCGTTGGGTTCTGTCGTCGGACGCCGTTGCTCCCCGCTGGCCCGCCGGACTTTCTCCGCCGGAACACTGGTCTCCGCAGTTTGTCATTACAGCGCTGTCCGGCTGCATTCTGCTGGTCGCGGCCGTTACCGCGGCGCTGAAATACGCGTCGGCAATCGCGGCCGCGGCGCTTTCACAGCAGGTGCTGATTCGAACGCGAACCGATGTCTACCGAAAGCTGCAGCAGCTCAGCTTTCACTTCTACGACGCCGGCGAAAGCAGTTCAATCATCAATCGTGCCGCCGGTGACGCATCGGCCGTGCGGGGATTCATCGATGGCGTTGTCGTCAGGGTCATCATGGTGCTGCTGACACTGGCTGTCTATCTGGTGTATATGCTGCGAACGCACGTCACGCTCACGCTGTGCTGCCTTGCGAGCACTCCGGTGTTGTGGATCGGGGCCGTTGTGTTTTCGCGTGTCGTGCAGCCCGTTTATCGGCAGGCCAGTGACCTTGGCGACGTGATGATTCGGTCGCTGGTCGAAAACCTGCAGGGAATTCACGTCATCAAGGGGTTTGCCCGCGAAGCCGAACAGGCGGAAAAATTTCGAAAAGCGAATCAGGATATTCGCGATCTGAAACGCACGATCTTCATGAAAGTCTCAACGTTCCAGCCGGTGATGGGACTGGTGACACAGGTCAACATGCTGGTTCTGATCGGTTACGGAAGTGTGCTGGTCATCCGCGGCGAACTGGCTCTGGGAGCCGGGCTGTTTGTCTTTGCAAACCTTCTGAGCGAGTTCGCCAATCAGGTGGGACAGATCACGAACATCGCGAATTCGATTCAGTCGGGACTGGTCAGCGCTGACCGTGTGTTTGAAGTGCTCGACGAACCGCTGCGGATTGTGTCGCCGCCCGCAGCACAGCACATTCGCCGCGCGGAAGGAAGGATTGAGTTCAGCCATGTCACCTTTGGATTCGACCGTGATCGGCCCGTCCTGCACGACATCAGTCTTCGCGTCAGTCCGGGTGAATTTCTCGGGATCACCGGTCCGGTCGGCAGCGGCAAATCGACGCTGCTGAGTCTGCTGATGCGGTTTTACGACGTCGACGACGGCAGTATCCGACTGGACGGCCACGACCTGCGTGACCTTGACCTGAGTGACCTGCGTCAGAATATCGGGATCGTGTTTCAGGATAGTTTTCTGTTCAGCAACACGGTGGCCGCGAATATCGCGTTTGGACGTCCCGATGCCGGTGACGAACAGATTCGCCAGGCAGCCGCGGCGGCATCCGCCATTGACTTCATTGACGAATTGCCGCAGGGTTTTGAAGCCATGGTCGGCGAACATGGAGCCAATCTTTCCGGCGGGCAGCGACAGCGGCTGACTCTGGCCAGGGCGCTGCTGAAGAGTCCCCCAATCCTGCTGCTGGACGACGCCACCGCTGCCGTCGACGCCGAAACCGAGCACGAGATTCGCGACGCAGTCGTTTCCGCGCGGCAGGGGCGGACAACGATTCTCGTTTCCAACCGCATCTGCACGCTGCGGGAGGCGGACCGGATCGTCGTTATCCGCGACGGGCGCATCGATGCCGTCGGTCGCCACCGCGATCTGAAGGCAAACTGCGAATACTACCGTGGTCTGAATGAGCTGCAGTTTGCCGACGCCGCATTCGGATTTCAGGAAACCGCCTGA